CAAAGGGGTTCAGAATTACAAAAAGAAGGAGTCATGGAATTGCTTCCAGGCCCGTGGAAACAGCTGTCTGCATGGatctccccccccccaccccctccaaAACACATCTctgccccttccctgtccccaatcAGTTCCAAGAGAGTTCACAATCAGGCCTTTCCCTTCATGGGACGGAGGGAATTCTGAGCCGGCCTCTCCAGCTTGGGGAAATCCCTCCCTTACCCAGCATCAAAGAGACATTCCTGGCAGGAAGGAAGACAAAAGGATGGAGAACGAGGCGGTTTGGGAGTTGTTTCAAAAGCAAATTCCCAACTCTTCTGTCCTACTGTTGGAGCTTAAAGCCTGTAAATAGAGACTATGGCACCACTGGaagaattaaggaaaaaaacccaccacgTAAAGCACTAATTTTGTTGGTTTAAATGTTGCTGTCACAGCTTTAATCACTGTATTTTGCCAGCCAGTTCGTAGAGTTGCATTTGTAGCAGGTTACTATtgatttctggtttttatttgtgGGGAACAAGCGTGgtttccctcttttcttcctgatttatatttatattttgctgAATTTGAGGGCTGAGTCAccgatttttttttgtttgttttgttttgcttatttAGACTTTGTTTTATGCTGGAGGTAAATGTGCCTAtatgaataaaatatataaatactgcTTTGTATCAAAGGATGGCTCCTGaagttttcctcctttcctaGGGAATAACTCAGGTGAATGGCTGTAAAATTGCCCATGGGATGGAGGAAATTCCAAGTCTTTAGTCACTGGAAGTTTATGGATTATGGCTGAACCAGTTGTGGTTGTTTGGAGTGGGgataaaaatgagaaaggaaggaggaaaaaggggaaagaaattaggaagggaaaatgaaggaaggaacagaaaaatgaaggaaaataaagagggaaaagaaaggttaaatggacaaggaaggaaggaaggaagagtaaaggagggagaaaaggagaaaggaaggaaaaagaatggaaaatctGCCTCTGACCTCTCATTGCTTACATCAGAGGGCAGGCTCAAATCCAGAAGGATCCAAAAGTCCACAGAAGGAAATGATCCTTCCCAAATAAATTTGGTCTTGAATTTGTGGCTTGGAAGTGGAATGGTTTGAAAGCTGGGCTAAGATTCCAGTCTGCCTCTTAAAGACACATAAAACAATTCCTTGTTAATCCAGGAGTTAATGAAGAGCACATCCAGCACCACAAAGCTCCTAGTTAGGGATGAGAACAGgcacagcattcccaggaaaaaaaggtgAGGGGATGCAATGGAAAAGAAGGCTGTGGGATTAAAAGCAGATTTAGGATTTATtttgcacagcctggctgcaccAGGACACAAGGTGGCACTGGAACACTtgtgagcacacacagcacataAATCTGGAGTAACACTGGGCATATCCCAAAGTACCTGGATTTTGTGCcagcatggagaaaaggaggttcaggggaGACCTtttcactctctacaactccgTGACAGGAGAGTGGAGCCAGGTAGGATTTggtctctgctcccaggaaaaggGCAGGACAAGAAGGAACAGCatcaagctgcaccaggggaggtttaggttgggcaCTAGGAAAAATTCTTTCCTGGAAAGGGTTTTAGAGCACTGGAACAAGATCCAgaggtggagtccccatccctggagggatttaaaagccttGTGgttgtggcacttggggacacagattagtggtggccttggaaATCCTGGAGGAGTGGTTCGACTGGGTGATCCTCGAGGGCTCTTCCAGCCTTAGACTTCCCATAGTTCCATCCAAGCCTTTTGGGAAAAagccaggttaaaaaaaaaaaaaaaaagaaaaaaaaaaaaaaaaaaagacgaaCCGGCATTCCCCAGGCAGCTGTGTCACAGAGCCACTTTTATTCACGTGCGGGTCGCTGCCTGTGGCAGACCACACCTGCTACAGGCGTTTTCTCGttgaaatacaaaagaaatataaaaagagCTTCTCCGAGTCCCCCATCCAGACCCCCGGGGCGTTCAGACGTAGATCCCgacccagagcagcaggaatagGACACCGAAGCCCATGAAGAGCGAGGCCACCAGCGAGATCAGCAGCTCCTTGTAGATGTCCCGGGTGTACTTGGTGGATGTCACCTCGTATCTGCCAGGCCAGGGGTTAAGGTGATAAAAGCTGCGCAGCAAGGCGAGGGGACCCCCACCCGCTCCCCTGCGCCCGGGAATTAAGGCGATAATCCGGGATTGGGAGGCACAGCAAGGAGGACGGTACCCCCCCCGCCCGCTCAGCCGCGGGGATACACGAAGAACCAGGCGGTGAAGAACATGCCGATGGCCAGCAGCACCACGGTGAGGTGCGGGAACACGGCCGGGTTCACCGGGCTCGTGTATCTGCTCATCGCCTCCAGCTCCTGCGGAGACACGGCGAGTGTTCAGCGGGGTCGGGGCCCAGTGGCAAGCCCCGATCCCCTCATCCCCACACTCACCATGTCGCCGGTCCCTGCTGCGACACGTCGgctccgctcccgccgccgcacGCCCGCCCCCTTCGGCCGCCGGAAGTGGAAGTGAGGGCGGGAACGAGGCGCAGCGAGGGCGAGCCACTTCCCTATTGGCTGGCAGTGGCTCCCGGCAGGCTCCGCGGCGGAGCGCGGGAGAACGGCGGCGCGCGAGCGGCCGGGTAATGGCGGCTGGGGGATAACGGCGGTCTGGGGGGAAACCGGGGCTCCGAGTCGGTAATGGCGGCTGAGGGATAACGGCGGTCTGGGGGGAAACCGGGGCTCCGAGTCGGTAATGGCGGCTGAGGGATAACGGCGGTCTGGGGGGAAACCGGGGCTCCGAGTCGGTAATGGCGGCTGAGGGATAACGGGGGTCTGGGAGGAAACCGGGGCTCCGAGGCGGTAATGGCGGCTGAGGGATAACGGGGGTCTGGGAGGAAACCGGGGCTCTGAGGCAGTAATGGCGGCTGGGGGATAACGGCGGTCTGGGGGGAAACCGGGGCTCTGAGTCGGTAATGGCGGCTGAGGGATAACAGGGAGCTAAGGGGAAACGGGGGCTCTGATGGGGAAGGAAGAGGGGTTGATGGCAGGCCTGGGGAGCTGGGAAATAAGGAGATGAGAATGAGGAGGTGATGGGGTCTAGATGGTTGTAATGGTGGAGATAATGGAATTCTGGGGagggggattgggatgggagGGGCAGAGGTTGGAAGGGGAGTAATGATGGACCGAGAGGGGTGTGGTGAGGGATAAGGGTGTCTGTCCTGAGGCAGGACTTGGGATAAAGGTTGCCAGTGGAGGCCACAGACCTTGGAGTGATGGTTTGCAGGGGAAGCACTGCCCTTTTTGCTTCCCCCTCCTCATGTGACCCAATGTTCCTCATGCAGAGCCCGCTCCCAATATCCCCTTTTTCCCTTACTCAGGATGGGAATCCATGGCTTGGCCAAGCTTATTGCCGACGTGGCTCCCGGGGCCATCCGGGAGAACGACATCAAGTCCTACTTTGGCCGGAAAGTGGCCATCGACGCCTCCATGAGTATCTACCAGTTCCTGATCGCCGTGCGGCAGGGAGCTGATGTGCTCCAGAATGAGGACGGGGAGACCACCAGCCACCTCATGGGAATGTTCTACCGCACCATCCGCATGGTGGAGAACGGCATCAAGCCAGTGTACGTGTTCGACGGGAAGCCCCCGCAGCTGAAATCCGGGGAGCTGGCCAAGCGCACGGAGCGCCGGGCCGAGGCAGAGAAGCACCTGCAGGAAGCTCaggaggctggggaggaggagaacaTTGAGAAGTACAGCAAGAGGCTGGTCAAGGTGACCCCGCAGCACACTGAGGAGTGCAAGAAGCTGCTGACGTTGATGGGCATTCCCTACGTGGAGGCACCCGGAGAGGCAGAGGCCAGCTGTGCTACCCTGGTGAAGGCTGGGAAGGTGTACGCCGCCGCCACGGAGGACATGGATTGCCTCACCTTCGGCAGCCCCGTGCTGATGcggcacctcacagccagcgAGAACAAGAAACTGCCCATACAGGAGTTCCACCTGAACCGGATCCTGCAGGATCTGCAGCTGACCTGGGAGCAGTTTGTGGACCTGTGCATCCTGCTGGGCTGCGACTACTGTGGCAGCATCCGTGGCATCGGGCCAAAGCGCGCCGTGGAGCTCATCCGGGAGCACAAATCCATTGAGAGGATCGTGCAGCAGCTCGACACCAAGAAGTACCCCCTGCCcgagaactggctgcacaggGAGGCCCAGAAGCTTTTCCTGGAGCCCGACGTGATCGATCCTGAGGCCGTGGAGCTGAAGTGGAGCGAGCCGGACGAGGAGCAGCTGGTGCAGTTCATGTGTGGGGAGAAGCAGTTCAACGAGGAGCGCATCCGCAATGGCGTCAGGAGGCTGAGCAAGAGCCGCCAGGGAAGCACCCAGGGGCGGCTCGACGACTTCTTCAAGGTCACCGGATCCATCACCTCGGCCAAGCGCAAGGAGCCGGAGCCCAAGGGAGCGGCCAAGAAGAAAGCCAAGACCAACTCCAAGCCCAGTGGCGGCACGGCCACAAAGactaaaaagacaaaataaccAGATTGGGTGCCCGCAGACCTTTGGGGCtggcttttttggggggcttaATAAGGAATTTTAGCCTAATGACAGTTGTGTGTCAGTGCTGCGTGTTAATGCTGGGAAGGAATGGATGAGgccagcagagtggagcagcctCTGGGCACAAACACGCCCAGATTTCAGAATTCCATAGCTgaacagctgcagagcagattcaggaaaaatcagatttcagcctgatcccatccatcccagaaGAGGTAGATGCAAGCAGAAACTAGAAAGATAGGAATGGAAGGCAAGATGGAATTGGGAAGGAGGCTTCCAGTAATGAGGTGAAATTCTCCCTTTAACCCAAGAGCGTTCATGAaggtttttccttccctttttgtGGTCACTCTCCTTATTCAAAACCTAGATCTCAATTCCAATAATACTGTGGGTCGCTTTTAGTGCATAATCCAAAGAAAGctgagcccaggctgcagctgtcccagcctgaaATTTGCTTagaaatgcttaaaaaataaaaatatccataaGCTTAGAACTGCAGCGTCTTCAGTCCCTGAATTCCAGAGGCATTTTTCCGTGTTGTACATAATATGCAGGTCCCAGGATGAGAGTGAAAAGTGAAAAcgttttattttattctgtattttctatagattttttgggttttgttttttttttttttttttgcttgtcaGAGCCACAGcatgggttttgttttcagaataaaatttgaACACAAAGGCTGTGTTTCTCTTTCTCCAGAGAAGTGGCTTAAACCGTGGTTCTAAATGAAAATCCAAGTTCTAGTGGGAGTTATGTAACAGCCCAACAAACCAAACGCAGTCTAGAACACAAAGAATTCCAATTTTGAGCTCTTTGGATGCTTTACAGACATCAGAAATCTGTGAGTCTGCTCTTTGCCAGTTTGGAAAATGATACTGGCTTCTTTTGTGGGGAAattgtattaaatatttattatccaATAATCTTGCTGAAATTGGGATTTATGTTTCCTTGCTGTGGATTCTCGTGCATGTTTCAATCCATAAtccagttatttttttccaaaggagtTTTAAATTAAGTGTACCTCTTTTTTGTTCAACTATCTTCATAGGTACAGCAGTGGTTTTgtggtggagggaaaaaaatgattttaaaataataataatatctgGAAATAAGTCTGGGAAGTGTACCAGTTctaaaagctgcttttccaccACCCTCTCCTTACCTGGTGCTTCGTGGTATTTCGCTcaatttttcctccatttctcaTTCCAAAGAAAGATTCCCACTATTTCTGACACTGATATGATTACAAATGGATTCCAGTTCCACTCTTTATCCTGGGGGCAAGTGCTGTGGCAATCTAGGGACTTCAGACTCAGCAGAGCCAGAGAGGGCACAGGGGATTTGGGTCTCTCAGCTCTGGACAGTCTCCCCATGGGAAGACTGCAGTACTTTTCCACCTCTTAGTTCTAATTCAGTGAATTTTCAACTTCTTCATCCCAATTTTCCAGCTGGCTGGACCATGACCCATGCGTTacccacagcattcccatcctgAATCAGAACCCAACATGGGAAGAAAGGAGCCCTGTCCCAGTGGAAAGCAGAATGGTGGGAGCTGTGAGACAGTTTTTGGGGAGACCCCAGATTTATGCAGCTCGAAGAACGCTACTGGAGTGTGCCAGCTACTGCCACGAGCTGCATCCTGAGCCGTGCCAGCCACCTCCCAAGAGCTCCCTTGAAAAGGAGGTGTTCCCGTTCCCGCTGGAGCCTCTTGTCCAGCGCTGCCCGCAGGGTTTTCTCCTGTGCCACTGCTCCACTGTCCTGGGAGCTGTGCAGTGGGCACCAGCGGCTCGGGGACATTTGTTGCTGGGTATGCCTTGCTGGAATGGCTTGGGCTCCCAATTGTGTTCCCAGGCTTTTCCTGGCTGTGGGTATCTGGTGAGTTCTGTGTAGAGCCACggctccagggcagcagggagaaatGTCTGTGTGGGCTCTTCCATCTGGAGTCCAGCAGATCTCAtggaggctctggcagggatGGAGACCTTGGCCATAAATATCCCCGCTGTGGAGATCATCCTTGTCCTTCACAGGCAACTCCAGGGAGCATCCTGAACATGGGACCAGCTGCCTTTGCAGCTGGAGCCTCTTGTCCAGCAGCGTGCGGAGTGTCTGCCCTGATGGCTCCACTGCAGGATCCTGGGAGCCATGGATTGGGCACTGGCGGCTCCAGGACACTTCCTTCTTGGCAGGAACGGGCCAGGTTCCAGTTGGAGCAGCACACAGGTCACAGAGGGTCTGGATGGGAATGGAGGAGCCTTTCTGAGGGATGGACATTCTTGGAAGAGTGGAGGATCTCCACCAGCGTTGGGTTCTGCGGAGGACTGAGCCTTTTCCAGTGGCAGGTATTTTCTGATGGATCTGGGGTCTTGTCTGGTGCCGACTCCTGGAGAGCCGGGGgctcccagaggagctggaggaggcacagcagggcaggtggcctcgctccagcagctgctccaggtccTTCCACGACAGCTGCCACATCCCCGAGTCCCGCGGGAAGGACACCCCGGGCCACAGCGGCGTCACCAGGTCCTGCAGCTCCCGGGCCGCCGTGGCACAGGGGGTGCAGCCGGGGCCGCAGCCGCAGGGGATGTAC
This genomic stretch from Cinclus cinclus chromosome 6, bCinCin1.1, whole genome shotgun sequence harbors:
- the FEN1 gene encoding flap endonuclease 1, producing MGIHGLAKLIADVAPGAIRENDIKSYFGRKVAIDASMSIYQFLIAVRQGADVLQNEDGETTSHLMGMFYRTIRMVENGIKPVYVFDGKPPQLKSGELAKRTERRAEAEKHLQEAQEAGEEENIEKYSKRLVKVTPQHTEECKKLLTLMGIPYVEAPGEAEASCATLVKAGKVYAAATEDMDCLTFGSPVLMRHLTASENKKLPIQEFHLNRILQDLQLTWEQFVDLCILLGCDYCGSIRGIGPKRAVELIREHKSIERIVQQLDTKKYPLPENWLHREAQKLFLEPDVIDPEAVELKWSEPDEEQLVQFMCGEKQFNEERIRNGVRRLSKSRQGSTQGRLDDFFKVTGSITSAKRKEPEPKGAAKKKAKTNSKPSGGTATKTKKTK